A genomic stretch from Bosea sp. F3-2 includes:
- a CDS encoding GMC family oxidoreductase: protein MLDTPSTDRRLIGTFDYVVIGAGSAGCVVANRLAADPDTKVLVLEAGGKDDWIWFHIPVGYLFAIGNPRADWLFQTEPQAGLGGRALAYPRGKVVGGSSAINAMVYMRGQAADYDGWRQRGLAGWGWDDVLPYFLKHEDHIAPPPGGMHQAGGEWRVEHPRVRWAILDAIRDAAEAAGIAKIPDFNTGDNEGSSYFQVNQRRGRRLSAYRAFLKPLLDQRERSNLRLETRVHVERIVFEDGRAKAVEFTHGQGTQSEEKLRVEVRGEVVLSAGAIASPLLLERSGIGDGARLQSLGIETLIDAPGVGENLQDHLQIRPVYKVHGVKTLNSDYARIWRRPLMALQWAALRSGPLTMAPSQVGAFAKSAPHYATANLQYHFQPLSLDSWGSGLHPFDAFTASVCNLRPSSRGSVHLRSAGPYGTPVISPNYFDTEEDRQVAVDALKLTRRIVAQAPLARFRPEEYLPGEAAQSDEALLEAAAKLGTTIFHPVGTAKMGRDDDPGAVLDERLRVRGVSGLRVIDASVMPTITSGNTANPTMMIAEKGVAMLKEDARR from the coding sequence ATGCTCGATACGCCTTCGACCGACCGCCGCCTGATTGGCACCTTCGACTACGTGGTCATCGGTGCGGGCTCGGCCGGCTGCGTGGTCGCCAACCGGCTCGCTGCCGATCCGGACACCAAGGTTCTGGTGCTGGAAGCGGGTGGCAAGGACGACTGGATCTGGTTCCACATCCCGGTGGGCTACCTCTTCGCCATCGGCAACCCCCGCGCCGACTGGCTGTTCCAGACCGAGCCGCAGGCCGGCCTTGGCGGGCGAGCGCTGGCTTATCCGCGCGGCAAGGTCGTCGGCGGCTCCTCGGCGATCAACGCCATGGTCTATATGCGCGGCCAGGCAGCCGACTATGACGGTTGGCGCCAGCGCGGCCTCGCCGGCTGGGGCTGGGACGACGTGCTGCCCTATTTCCTCAAGCACGAGGACCATATCGCGCCGCCGCCCGGCGGGATGCACCAGGCTGGCGGGGAATGGCGCGTCGAGCATCCGCGCGTGCGCTGGGCGATCCTCGACGCCATCCGCGACGCGGCCGAGGCGGCCGGCATCGCCAAGATCCCGGACTTCAACACCGGCGACAACGAAGGCTCCTCCTATTTCCAGGTGAACCAGCGGCGCGGGCGTCGGCTCAGCGCCTATCGCGCCTTCCTGAAGCCCCTGCTCGACCAGCGCGAGCGCTCTAACCTGCGACTGGAAACGCGCGTCCATGTCGAGCGCATCGTCTTCGAGGACGGCCGGGCGAAGGCGGTTGAGTTCACCCATGGCCAAGGCACGCAGAGCGAGGAGAAGCTCAGGGTCGAGGTGCGCGGCGAGGTCGTGCTGTCGGCCGGCGCCATCGCCTCCCCGCTCCTGCTCGAGCGCTCCGGCATCGGCGACGGGGCGCGGCTGCAGAGCCTCGGCATCGAGACGCTGATCGATGCGCCCGGCGTCGGCGAGAACCTGCAGGACCATTTGCAGATCCGGCCGGTCTACAAGGTGCACGGCGTCAAGACGCTGAACAGCGACTATGCCAGGATCTGGCGCCGGCCGCTGATGGCGTTGCAATGGGCGGCGCTGCGCTCCGGCCCGCTGACGATGGCACCGTCGCAGGTCGGCGCCTTCGCCAAGTCCGCGCCGCATTATGCGACGGCGAACCTGCAGTATCACTTCCAGCCGCTCTCGCTCGACAGCTGGGGTTCGGGGCTGCATCCCTTCGACGCCTTCACCGCGAGCGTCTGCAATCTCAGGCCGAGCAGCCGCGGCAGCGTGCATCTGCGCTCAGCCGGGCCCTACGGCACCCCTGTCATCTCGCCGAATTATTTCGACACGGAGGAGGACAGGCAGGTCGCGGTCGACGCGCTGAAGCTGACGCGACGGATCGTAGCGCAGGCGCCGCTGGCGCGCTTCCGGCCGGAAGAATACCTGCCGGGCGAGGCGGCCCAGTCGGACGAAGCGCTGCTCGAAGCCGCCGCCAAGCTCGGCACCACGATCTTCCATCCGGTCGGCACGGCGAAAATGGGCCGCGACGACGATCCGGGCGCGGTGCTGGACGAGCGGCTGAGGGTGCGCGGCGTCTCGGGCCTGCGCGTCATCGACGCCTCGGTGATGCCGACCATCACCTCCGGCAATACCGCCAACCCGACGATGATGATCGCCGAAAAGGGCGTGGCGATGCTGAAGGAAGATGCG